The following are encoded together in the Phaseolus vulgaris cultivar G19833 chromosome 9, P. vulgaris v2.0, whole genome shotgun sequence genome:
- the LOC137822019 gene encoding uncharacterized protein encodes MRHTPRIGVHCVFLCYNILILSNTVFASESSSSRCKAWLVQSIPTNMPHLHHVPGTLSTGDVLRWLAANSTTRLHIIAQYWQLLPSPSDPRSGDYGYTQDQMHEFGASQGVSLYQELDAAADRNVSIRLLSHSGVYPTFTLEPSKLAFGRPNVENVTLLLEDWWGSGIVHAKVWISDNRDVYIGSANNDWKSLTQVKELGIYFTDCSEIAKKVEAYFDNLWTLASLNSSAYTKTVFDQEWQVERKFPCWSHFIDHEERCKSPLPRYLETPHVAGYPILSDPYMFVVPFQTPGKNYSTKLPQVSYLSFAPPELLFGKYQADEQAWIDTIKSVGDNQTVRISTMDWLGQSEFMDQTIYWSSLSSAISQVVFSKNATVQVLVSYWAHSISNTDVYLKSLLYTNNLCSSSKYNKCYGKVEIKYYVVPGFNMTGPAIHGGTKTGNKYPDFTRVNHGKYAVSDVRAHIGTSNLVWDYFYTTAGVSFGTYNTAIISQLREIFNADWNSPYAVPLEEMEKGHKSSI; translated from the exons ATGAGACACACTCCCAGGATTGGTGTTCACTGTGTCTTTCTGtgttataatattttgattttgtcGAACACTGTTTTTGCATCAGAATCATCCTCTTCTCGCTGTAAAGCATGGTTAGTGCAATCCATTCCCACCAATATGCCCCACCTACACCATGTTCCTGGCACCCTCTCTACAG GGGATGTGCTTCGGTGGCTGGCTGCAAACTCCACCACGAGGCTTCACATAATTGCTCAATACTGGCAGCTTCTACCTTCCCCCAGCGATCCTCGATCTGGGGACTATGGATACACTCAAGATCAGATGCATGAATTTGGTGCCAGTCAAGGTGTTTCTCTTTATCAAGAGTTGGATGCTGCTGCTGACCGGAATGTTAGCATCAG GTTACTGTCCCACTCTGGAGTATATCCAACTTTTACCTTAGAACCATCCAAACTTGCTTTCGGAAGGCCAAATGTTGAGAATGTGACACTGCTGTTAGAGGATTGGTGGGGCTCCGGCATTGTCCATGCCAAAGTTTGGATATCTGATAATAGGGATGTGTATATTGGATCTGCAAACAATGACTGGAAATCTCTCACACAG GTCAAGGAACTCGGAATTTATTTTACTGATTGCTCTGAAATAGCTAAAAAGGTTGAGGCGTACTTTGACAATTTATGGACACTTGCATCTCTCAATTCTTCAGCTTACACAAAAACAGTGTTTGATCAAGAGTGGCAAGTTGAGAGGAAGTTTCCTTGCTGGTCACATTTCATTGATCATGAAGAGAGGTGCAA GTCACCTCTTCCTCGATATCTGGAGACTCCTCATGTTGCAGGATATCCTATTCTGTCTGACCCTTATATGTTTGTGGTTCCATTTCAAACCCCTGGGAAGAACTACTCAACAAAGCTCCCCCAAGTCAGCTATCTATCCTTTGCACCCCCAGAG CTATTATTTGGCAAATATCAAGCTGATGAGCAGGCATGGATTGATACAATCAAGTCTGTTGGAGATAACCAGACAGTTAGAATCAGTACAATGGACTGGTTAGGTCAGTCAGAATTTATGGACCAAACAATTTACTGGTCTTCCTTATCCTCTGCAATATCACAG GTGGTGTTTTCGAAGAATGCAACAGTACAGGTATTGGTTTCATATTGGGCACACTCCATCAGTAACACAGATGTGTACCTGAAGTCTCTCCTCTACACCAACAATCTCTGCTCTTCCTCAAAGTACAACAAATGCTATGGAAAAGTTGAGATAAAATATTATGTGGTTCCTGGTTTCAACATGACAGGACCTGCTATTCACGGAGGAACTAAAACAGGAAACAAATACCCTGATTTTACAAGAGTCAATCATGGAAAATATGCAGTTAGTGATGTAAGGGCACACATTGGGACTAGCAATCTTGTATGGGACTACTTCTACACAACAGCAGGTGTCAGCTTTGGGACATACAACACTGCCATCATCTCTCAACTTAGGGAAATTTTTAATGCTGATTGGAACTCACCCTATGCTGTTCCTTTAGAAGAAATGGAGAAAGGTCACAAAAGTTCCATTTAA
- the LOC137823000 gene encoding chorismate mutase 2-like — protein sequence MMLRFLVSLLVLASCKIAKAETTVASARASLVRQEDTIIFALIERSRFPLNSPTYNQNYTSVQDSILDFVVHNTEAVQSKAGRYTNPEEIPFSTKSLPPSVVPHCPFSQFLHPAAASININKDIWKLYFSDLLPLFVASDDDGNYAQTAAADLTLLQAISRRIHYGKFVAEAKFRENPKAFEPSIRAKDRETLLKLLTLKKVEEMVVKRVEKKAMVLGQDVNIDNDIKKGGKYKVDPSIASMLYQKWLIPLTKNVELEYLLKRFE from the exons ATGATGCTTCGGTTCCTCGTGTCGCTTCTCGTGTTGGCGAGTTGCAAAATAGCGAAAGCAGAGACCACAGTAGCTTCAGCAAGAGCGTCTCTGGTTAGACAAGAAGACACCATCATATTTGCTTTGATTGAGAGATCCAGATTTCCTTTGAATTCCCCAACCTACAATCAGAACTACACTTCCGTTCAAGATTCAATTCTTGACTTCGTCGTTCACAACACTGAGGCCGTTCAATCCAAG GCAGGTAGATACACTAATCCTGAAGAAATTCCTTTCTCCACAAAAAGTTTACCACCCTCGGTTGTGCCACATTGCCCCTTCTCACAA tttttgcATCCTGCAGCTGCTTCGATTAACATAAACAAGGACATTTGGAAACTGTACTTTAGTGATCTGCTTCCACTGTTTGTTGCTTCCGATGATGATGGCAACTATGCACAAACTGCTGCTGCCGATCTTACGTTGTTGCAG GCCATCTCCAGAAGGATTCATTATGGAAAATTTGTAGCTGAGGCCAAATTTAGAGAAAATCCTAAAGCCTTTGAGCCTTCAATTCGTGCCAAG GACAGGGAAACATTGTTGAAATTATTGACACTTAAGAAGGTTGAAGAGATGGTGGTGAAGAGGGTTGAAAAGAAGGCCATGGTGCTTGGGCAGGACGTGAACATTGACAATGATATAAAAAAGGGAGGAAAATACAAGGTTGATCCATCAATTGCTTCTATGTTGTACCAGAAATGGTTGATACCCCTCACAAAAAATGTTGAACTTGAATACTTACTGAAACGCTTCGAATGA
- the LOC137822530 gene encoding phototropic-responsive NPH3 family protein NPY1-like, whose translation MKFMKLGSKPDALQADGNCIRYVSSELATDVTVNVGDVTFHLHKFPLLSKSNRLQKLVSKANEENSDDIYLDDFPGGPKAFEICAKFCYGITVTLNAYNVVAARCAAEYLEMTEDVDRGNLVLKIEVFLNSSIFRCWKDSIIVLQTSKSLLPWSEDLKIIGRCTDSIASKTSVDPAYITWSYTYNRKLSEPDKIVEDKMTFLEKIESVPKDWWVEDICELDIDLYKRVMVTVKSMGRMDGVVIGEALQTYAFRWIPDSVDTLVYGANASRTKSVVETIVCLLPYDNSIGCSCSFLLKLLRVAILVCANESSKKELMKSISLKLHEACVKDLLIPARSPQTTTYDVHLVQGLLNQYMNDEKGRCGMDVVEDKHGEDEYILARRSLLNVGKLVDGYLGEIAHDPNLGLSSFADLSQSIPDFARPDHDGLYRAIDTYLKEHPELTKAERKKLCGLMDVRKLTAEASMHAAQNECLPLRVVVQVLFFDQVRSSISFQPLGHNSMYDPSRSPMNRDEGCKKTMGDNCQPLKNQMSHLRIKDEELHKNGKLGKKNSKNSKSGLQLLPSRSRRIFDKLWSLRKVQGENRSSETSGSSSSPTSLGHGDTKSYGLSLRHQRHSIS comes from the exons atgaAGTTCATGAAGTTGGGTTCCAAGCCTGATGCTCTTCAAGCTGATGGAAACTGTATCAG GTATGTGTCATCTGAATTGGCTACAGATGTTACTGTTAATGTTGGTGATGTCACATTTCACCTTCACAAG TTCCCTCTACTGTCAAAGAGCAACCGACTACAAAAACTGGTATCAAAAGCTAATGAAGAGAACTCTGATGACATTTACTTGGATGATTTTCCTGGAGGACCAAAGGCCTTTGAAATATGTGCAAAATTCTGTTATGGGATAACTGTTACTCTTAATGCTTACAATGTTGTAGCTGCTCGTTGTGCTGCTGAGTATCTTGAGATGACTGAGGATGTTGATAGAGGAAACTTGGTTTTAAAGATTGAGGTGTTTCTTAACTCAAGTATCTTCCGTTGCTGGAAGGATTCTATTATTGTTCTCCAAACTTCTAAATCTCTTCTGCCATGGTCTGAGGATCTGAAGATCATTGGGAGATGCACAGACTCCATAGCTTCTAAAACTAGTGTGGACCCAGCGTACATCACTTGGTCTTACACTTATAATAGGAAATTATCTGAACCTGATAAAATTGTTGAGGACAAGATGACATTTTTAGAGAAAATTGAGTCTGTTCCTAAGGATTGGTGGGTTGAAGACATATGTGAGCTGGACATTGATCTTTACAAACGAGTAATGGTTACTGTGAAATCTATGGGAAGAATGGATGGTGTTGTTATTGGAGAGGCACTACAAACCTATGCCTTTAGATGGATACCTGATTCTGTGGATACATTGGTTTATGGTGCCAATGCCTCAAGGACTAAATCTGTGGTAGAAACAATTGTCTGTTTATTGCCATATGATAATAGCATTGGTTGTTCGTGTAGTTTCTTACTGAAGCTATTGAGAGTGGCCATATTAGTCTGTGCAAATGAGTCATCAAAAAAGGAATTGATGAAGAGCATTAGCCTCAAATTGCATGAAGCTTGTGTCAAAGATTTATTGATTCCCGCAAGATCTCCCCAGACTACTACATATGATGTTCATTTGGTACAAGGTCTTTTGAATCAATACATGAATGACGAAAAGGGAAGATGTGGTATGGATGTTGTTGAGGATAAACATGGAGAAGATGAATATATTTTAGCACGAAGGTCTTTATTGAATGTTGGCAAGTTGGTGGATGGTTATCTTGGAGAAATTGCACATGATCCTAATCTTGGCCTCTCTAGTTTTGCTGATTTGTCACAATCCATTCCAGATTTTGCTAGACCAGATCATGATGGTCTATACAGAGCTATAGACACCTACTTAAAG GAGCATCCAGAATTGACTAAAGCCGAAAGGAAGAAACTATGTGGGCTGATGGATGTCCGGAAATTGACAGCGGAGGCTTCCATGCATGCTGCACAGAATGAATGCCTTCCCCTTCGAGTTGTAGTCCAAGTTCTCTTCTTTGATCAGGTAAGGTCTTCTATCAGCTTTCAACCACTCGGCCACAACAGCATGTATGACCCTTCACGCTCTCCAATGAATCGAGATGAGGGGTGTAAGAAAACAATGGGAGATAACTGCCAACCCCTCAAGAACCAGATGAGCCATTTGAGGATCAAGGATGAAGAGTTGCATAAAAATGGGAAATTAGGTAAGAAGAATAGCAAAAACAGCAAAAGTGGCCTTCAGTTGCTGCCATCAAGATCAAGGAGAATTTTTGACAAGTTATGGAGTCTGAGAAAGGTACAAGGAGAGAATAGGAGCTCGGAGACTTCAGGGAGTTCTAGTAGCCCAACTTCATTAGGCCATGGTGATACCAAATCATATGGTCTATCTTTGAGACACCAGAGGCATTCCATCTCTTAG
- the LOC137822079 gene encoding protein POLARALIZATION DURING ASYMMETRIC DIVISION AND REDISTRIBUTION isoform X1, which yields MSAKQKHLFSKSPILKFCPFAHSHSLHRRLRIADILLADQDHDGVDCMDTIRETPPKKCFSPRRLVASLLAPLRPAKGVRLQQRRHETGDLDAPPSLTNELKGSDDSRQLHESDTSFKLGVGCGLLYLLAASKNELGKMVELRKEMEVLLQDVKGELQSKDAFLKPLKQNDALALSMTDIQEVSSSDSHISIHSQIQYVQPESKRNMVPNNFLECNISEQGECAEEINDLQAEFENELLRLQLYLDGEAGFEDAKQERVKVTVKDSSSKSSHSSSFGEIIMEPLGASYDVSFGVPPIELERRLHELLEARLEERITELESALECTTQKLMKKEIEATWWKDTARLLSQHVPETSRFTFPLDPEIALKLSKFVG from the exons ATGTCAGCAAAACAGAAACACCTGTTCTCTAAATCCCCAATTCTTAAATTTTGTCCCTTCGCTCACTCACACTCTCTCCACCGTCGGTTACGTATCGCCGATATTCTTCTCGCCGACCAAGATCACGACGGCGTCGATTGCATGGACACCATCCGAGAAACACCGCCGAAGAAGTGCTTTTCGCCTCGCAGGCTCGTTGCGTCGTTGCTGGCGCCGCTGAGGCCGGCCAAGGGGGTCCGACTTCAGCAACGGCGGCACGAGACCGGTGATTTGGACGCCCCGCCGTCGCTGACGAATGAACTAAAAGGAAGCGATGATTCCA GACAGTTACATGAGAGTGATACATCTTTTAAGCTTGGGGTTGGTTGTGGCTTGCTATATCTGCTTGCAGCAAGTAAAAATGAGCTCGGCAAGATGGTTGAGCTGCGGAAAGAAATGGAGGTGCTCCTTCAAGATGTGAAAGGGGAACTTCAGAGTAAAGATGCGTTTCTTAAGCCATTGAAACAAAATGACGCTCTTGCCCTTTCCATGACCGATATTCAAGAAGTTTCCAGCTCTGATAGTCACATTTCTATCCATTCACAAATACAGTATGTTCAACCAGAGTCAAAAAGAAATATGGTTCCCAATAATTTTCTAGAATGTAACATAAGTGAACAAGGTGAATGTGCAGAAGAAATAAATGATCTCCAGGCAGAATTTGAAAATGAGTTACTGAGGTTGCAGCTGTATTTGGATGGAGAAGCTGGATTCGAAGATGCAAAACAAGAGCGAGTCAAG GTAACTGTTAAGGACTCTAGTTCAAAAAGCAGCCATAGTTCAAGTTTTGGTGAAATAATAATGGAACCACTAGGAGCAAGTTATGACGTATCATTTGGAGTTCCTCCAATTGAACTGGAGAGAAGGTTGCATGAACTGCTTGAAGCAAGACTGGAAGAACGGATAACAGAGCTGGAGTCTGCGTTAGAATGTACCACACAAAAGCTTATGAAGAAAGAGATAGAGGCTACTTGGTGGAAAGACACCGCACGACTTCTCTCACAACATGTTCCTGAAACTTCTCGGTTTACTTTTCCACTTGATCCTGAGATTGCTTTAAAGCTGAGTAAATTTGTAGGATAA
- the LOC137822079 gene encoding protein POLARALIZATION DURING ASYMMETRIC DIVISION AND REDISTRIBUTION isoform X2, whose translation MSAKQKHLFSKSPILKFCPFAHSHSLHRRLRIADILLADQDHDGVDCMDTIRETPPKKCFSPRRLVASLLAPLRPAKGVRLQQRRHETGDLDAPPSLTNELKGSDDSTGQLHESDTSFKLGVGCGLLYLLAASKNELGKMVELRKEMEVLLQDVKGELQSKDAFLKPLKQNDALALSMTDIQEVSSSDSHISIHSQIQYVQPESKRNMVPNNFLECNISEQGECAEEINDLQAEFENELLRLQLYLDGEAGFEDAKQERVKVTVKDSSSKSSHSSSFGEIIMEPLGASYDVSFGVPPIELERRLHELLEARLEERITELESALECTTQKLMKKEIEATWWKDTARLLSQHVPETSRFTFPLDPEIALKLSKFVG comes from the exons ATGTCAGCAAAACAGAAACACCTGTTCTCTAAATCCCCAATTCTTAAATTTTGTCCCTTCGCTCACTCACACTCTCTCCACCGTCGGTTACGTATCGCCGATATTCTTCTCGCCGACCAAGATCACGACGGCGTCGATTGCATGGACACCATCCGAGAAACACCGCCGAAGAAGTGCTTTTCGCCTCGCAGGCTCGTTGCGTCGTTGCTGGCGCCGCTGAGGCCGGCCAAGGGGGTCCGACTTCAGCAACGGCGGCACGAGACCGGTGATTTGGACGCCCCGCCGTCGCTGACGAATGAACTAAAAGGAAGCGATGATTCCA CAGGACAGTTACATGAGAGTGATACATCTTTTAAGCTTGGGGTTGGTTGTGGCTTGCTATATCTGCTTGCAGCAAGTAAAAATGAGCTCGGCAAGATGGTTGAGCTGCGGAAAGAAATGGAGGTGCTCCTTCAAGATGTGAAAGGGGAACTTCAGAGTAAAGATGCGTTTCTTAAGCCATTGAAACAAAATGACGCTCTTGCCCTTTCCATGACCGATATTCAAGAAGTTTCCAGCTCTGATAGTCACATTTCTATCCATTCACAAATACAGTATGTTCAACCAGAGTCAAAAAGAAATATGGTTCCCAATAATTTTCTAGAATGTAACATAAGTGAACAAGGTGAATGTGCAGAAGAAATAAATGATCTCCAGGCAGAATTTGAAAATGAGTTACTGAGGTTGCAGCTGTATTTGGATGGAGAAGCTGGATTCGAAGATGCAAAACAAGAGCGAGTCAAG GTAACTGTTAAGGACTCTAGTTCAAAAAGCAGCCATAGTTCAAGTTTTGGTGAAATAATAATGGAACCACTAGGAGCAAGTTATGACGTATCATTTGGAGTTCCTCCAATTGAACTGGAGAGAAGGTTGCATGAACTGCTTGAAGCAAGACTGGAAGAACGGATAACAGAGCTGGAGTCTGCGTTAGAATGTACCACACAAAAGCTTATGAAGAAAGAGATAGAGGCTACTTGGTGGAAAGACACCGCACGACTTCTCTCACAACATGTTCCTGAAACTTCTCGGTTTACTTTTCCACTTGATCCTGAGATTGCTTTAAAGCTGAGTAAATTTGTAGGATAA
- the LOC137820414 gene encoding DNA-directed RNA polymerases IV and V subunit 2-like has product MGHVGSSKDGTKAGMTAAMMDIDGDDGFDDDLGDLDPTNAEILEEFGGEEAFRYHCKKFSMLFFEEYGLISHQINSYNHYANVGLQRTFDGFGELVVTPGFDPSKKGANEHYRYASVKFGKVTLDKPMFWGGEGNAQEFKMLPRHARLQRMTYASKIKILVKVQVYVPKKVRSDKFKTGKEEYLDKEILKEDEREMIIGRLPVMVKSDLCWMNGEKDDCEFDHGGYFLIKGAEKTFIAQEQLYLKRLWVMNSPGWMIAYKSQMKRNRMVIKLVGNSRNEEGQNGDMFLTVYFLSVEVPVWVLFFALGVTSDKDVVDLIGCDNDDARIQNILLASVCDADEKCGAFRRGRNAVQYLEKYIKSVQFPPPESIEECLEMYVFPGISGLNRKARFLAYMVKGLLLAYTGRRKCDNRDDFRNKRLELASELLDRELKVHIAHARKRMSKALQRDLYGERDVRPIEHYLDASIITNGLQRAFSTGAWSHPYKRMERISGVVANVGRTNPLQTMAELRRARQQVQYTGKVGDARYPHPSHWGKVCFLSTPDGENCGLVKNMAVTGLVSTDVSNASESILPTLLNCGMEELVNDTTTHMGNKDKVFLNGDWVGVCPDSSWFVAELRSERRKNKLPHQVEIKRDQSQHEVRIYSDAGRILRPLLVVGNLLRIKRFKSDRYSFRTLLEEGVIELIGPEEEEDCCTAWGVQYLFGKEGKRSVKYTHCELDMSFLLGLSCSLVPFANHDHARRVLYQSQKHSSQAIGFSTLNPNTRIDTLSHQLHYPQRPLFQTMASDCLGKPTSPLGQSKIHPKAEFYNGQNAIVAVNVHLGYNQEDSLVMNRASLQRGMFRSEHIRSYKSEIDNKQSSEKKRKSEDIVNFGKLQSKIGRVDSLDDDGFPYVGANLQSGDIIIGRCAESGADNSVKLKHTERGYVQKVVLSSNDEGKNFAAVSLRQVRSPVLGDKFSSMHGQKGVLGFLECQENFPFTRQGIVPDIVINPHAFPSRQTPGQLLEAALGKGIACGGKLRHATPFSTPSVDAITDQLHRAGFSRWGNERVYNGRTGEMVRSLIFMGPTFYQRLHHMSEDKVKFRNTGPVHPLTRQPVADRKRFGGIKFGEMERDCLIAHGASANLYERLFTLSDSSQIHICSGCKNVSNVIMRPVSGGRKVRGPYCRHCESADDIVVAHVPYGAKLLCQELFSMGINLKFETQLC; this is encoded by the exons ATGGGTCACGTTGGTTCCAGTAAGGATGGCACCAAGGCAGGGATGACCGCCGCGATGATGGACATCGACGGTGACGACGGCTTCGACGACGACCTGGGTGACCTCGACCCGACCAACGCCGAAATCCTCGAAGAATTCGGCGGAGAGGAGGCGTTCCGATACCACTGCAAGAAGTTTTCGATGCTGTTCTTTGAGGAGTACGGTCTGATCAGCCACCAAATCAACTCCTATAACCACTACGCCAACGTCGGCCTCCAGAGAACCTTCGATGGCTTCGGCGAACTGGTCGTCACGCCCGGCTTCGACCCTTCCAAGAAGGGAGCTAACGAGCACTACCGTTACGCCTCCGTCAAGTTCGGCAAGGTCACGCTAGACAAGCCCATGTTCTGGGGCGGTGAGGGCAACGCGCAGGAGTTTAAGATGCTTCCACGACACGCGCGGCTTCAGAGGATGACCTACGCttcgaaaataaaaattttagttAAAGTTCAG GTGTATGTTCCGAAGAAGGTTCGGAGTGATAAGTTCAAGACAGGGAAGGAAGAGTACCTTGATAAGGAGATTCTGAAGGAAGATGAGAGGGAGATGATCATTGGGAGATTGCCTGTCATGGTTAAGTCGGATTTATGTTGGATGAATGGTGAAAAGGATGATTGTGAATTTGACCATGGAGGTTATTTTCTCATCAAGGGTGCCGAGAAG ACTTTTATTGCACAGGAGCAACTGTATTTAAAGCGGCTTTGGGTTATGAACAGTCCAGGTTGGATGATTGCCTACAAGTCACAGATGAAGAGAAATAGGATGGTTATTAAACTGGTAGGCAATTCTAGGAATGAAGAAGGGCAGAATGGAGACATGTTTCTTACTGTGTATTTTTTATCAGTTGAGGTTCCTGTGTGGGTATTATTTTTCGCTCTTGGTGTCACATCTGATAAAGATGTTGTAGATCTCATTGGTTGTGACAATGATGATGCCAGAATTCAGAATATTCTCCTTGCGTCTGTTTGTGATGCTGATGAGAAATGTGGAGCATTTCGGAGAGGTAGGAATGCAGTTCAATATTTAGAGAAGTATATAAAAAGTGTACAATTTCCACCTCCTGAGTCTATTGAGGAGTGCCTTGAAATGTATGTCTTTCCTGGAATTAGCGGCTTAAACAGAAAGGCACGCTTCCTTGCATATATGGTGAAGGGTCTCTTACTGGCATATACTGGCCGCAGAAAATGCGACAACAGGGATGATTTTCGTAATAAGAGGCTTGAATTGGCCAGTGAGCTTCTTGACCGTGAGTTGAAAGTGCACATAGCTCATGCTCGAAAGCGAATGTCAAAGGCATTGCAGAGGGACCTTTATGGAGAAAGGGATGTACGCCCAATTGAGCATTATCTTGATGCCTCAATAATTACAAATGGTCTGCAAAGGGCATTTTCAACAGGAGCATGGTCACATCCGTACAAAAGGATGGAAAGGATCTCTGGTGTGGTTGCAAATGTTGGGCGCACTAATCCCCTACAAACCATGGCTGAGCTAAGAAGAGCGAGGCAGCAAGTCCAGTACACAGGAAAAGTTGGGGATGCTAGATATCC GCATCCTTCTCACTGGGGCAAGGTTTGTTTCCTCTCTACCCCAGATGGTGAAAATTGTGGACTAGTAAAAAATATGGCTGTCACTGGACTTGTAAGCACCGATGTATCTAATGCATCTGAATCTATACTGCCTACATTGTTGAATTGTGGAATGGAAGAACTTGTCAATGATACTACCACTCATATGGGAAACAAGGACAAAGTCTTCCTAAACGGTGATTGGGTTGGAGTGTGCCCTGATTCCAGTTGGTTTGTGGCTGAGCTACGAAGTGAAAGACGTAAAAATAAACTGCCTCATCAG GTGGAAATCAAGAGAGATCAATCTCAACATGAAGTGCGTATATACTCTGATGCAGGAAGGATTCTACGTCCTCTTTTGGTAGTTGGTAATCTTCTCAGGATTAAAAGATTTAAATCCGACCGCTACTCTTTCCGGACTCTATTGGAAGAAGGTGTGATTGAGCTGATTGGACctgaagaagaggaagactgcTGTACTGCCTGGGGTGTTCAGTATTTATTTGGAAAAGAGGGGAAAAGATCTGTGAAGTACACACACTGTGAACTTGATATGTCATTCTTATTGGGTTTAAGCTGTTCACTTGTTCCATTTGCCAATCATGACCATGCAAGGAGGGTACTCTACCAATCTCAGAAGCACTCCTCACAGGCTATTGGCTTTTCTACTTTAAACCCGAATACCAGAATTGATACTTTGTCTCATCAGTTACACTATCCCCAGAGGCCCCTTTTTCAAACAATGGCTTCAGATTGTCTTGGAAAGCCAACCTCTCCACTGGGTCAAAGTAAAATACATCCAAAGGCAGAATTCTATAATGGGCAGAACGCAATTGTGGCTGTCAATGTACATCTGGGATACAATCAAGAGGATTCCTTGGTGATGAACCGTGCGTCATTACAGCGTGGTATGTTCAGATCTGAGCACATAAGGAGTTACAAATCTGAAATTGATAATAAGCAATCCTCAGAGAAGAAGCGAAAATCTGAAGACATTGTAAATTTTGGAAAGCTACAGAGTAAAATTGGCCGAGTTGATAGCCTTGATGATGATGGCTTTCCATATGTTGGGGCAAACTTGCAAAGTGGTGATATTATTATTGGACGGTGTGCTGAGTCTGGTGCAGACAATAGTGTAAAGTTAAAGCACACTGAAAGGGGTTATGTTCAAAAGGTTGTGCTGTCTTCAAATGACGAGGGGAAAAATTTTGCGGCGGTTTCATTGAGACAG GTTCGAAGTCCAGTTCTTGGTGACAAGTTCTCCAGTATGCATGGACAAAAGGGTGTTTTGGGATTTTTGGAGTGTCAGGAAAATTTCCCTTTCACCAGACAAGGCATTGTTCCTGATATTGTCATTAATCCGCATGCCTTTCCATCACGACAAACTCCCGGCCAGCTGCTAGAGGCTGCTTTAGGAAAGGGGATTGCTTGTGGTGGTAAACTGAGACATGCTACGCCTTTCTCCACTCCTTCTGTTGATGCCATTACTGACCAGCTTCACAG AGCTGGGTTTTCAAGATGGGGAAACGAGAGGGTATACAATGGAAGGACTGGTGAGATGGTCCGATCACTCATTTTTATGGGACCAACGTTTTACCAACGTCTGCATCATATGTCTGAAGACAAGGTGAAATTCCGCAACACTGGTCCTGTTCACCCTTTGACCCGACAGCCTGTAGCCGACAGAAAACGATTTGGAGGTATCAAGTTCGGTGAAATGGAACGTGATTGCTTGATAGCTCACGGTGCATCAGCCAACCTGTATGAACGCCTCTTTACTCTCAGTGACTCGTCTCAGATTCACATCTGCAGCGGATGCAAAAATGTTTCAAATGTGATCATGCGGCCAGTCTCTGGTGGCCGGAAAGTACGAGGACCTTATTGCCGCCACTGTGAATCTGCAGATGACATTGTGGTTGCCCATGTCCCTTACGGAGCAAAATTATTATGTCAGGAGCTCTTTAGCATGGGcataaatcttaaatttgaaaccCAACTTTGCTAG